Part of the Vicia villosa cultivar HV-30 ecotype Madison, WI unplaced genomic scaffold, Vvil1.0 ctg.000162F_1_1_2_unsc, whole genome shotgun sequence genome is shown below.
ataaattagccagacatattgatacggttaaacatgcaaaaATAGATTCGGTTTATAAATCCAGACATATTAATTTGAATGCAATTTATAATCATACAAGAAATAAATgtggtaaataaaaaacctgaataatataaatttGGAATAAAATCTTTAGATCttcaagtactcgaacttccaccacaagtcggttggattgttctttgataaattcttcgatcaaataataataaaaacaatgaaataaaatactatgatctagTGTAAGGTTAGATCCAGTAAAAACTACACAATAGTTTCCGGTGTAGAAactattgtgagaaaataaatatctgcCTGAAACtatgaaaagagaaaaagaataataaatggaAATAAGCTTCAATGCAGGAAAAGTAATGCTGGAATTGAAAATAGGAAAACTAGACGAAAGTAACTGTGGCTgggacaaagcatggtccaaTCCCTTTTACGTGAATACTCCCCTCTTTATATAGTGGGAATTTGTTGGAAGTTATCACGTGAGTGGTAGTGGAGATAGTGGAGATCATGGTGGGAGAAGTTGAAAAAATCATGGGTGAGTGGACTTAGTGACTTCATTTGGTGGTTGAGAAAATGTTAACGTGTGAGGAAATATAGGAGAAGTTGAGAAAATCATGGACTTGACCGAGAACGAGGAGAAAATGGGCCTTGACTGAGACGGGCGCCTCAAGTGGGTGGGCTGAATTATTTATgattggagacggacgtctcctgtTGAAAAGGGTCTTGAGACGGGGGTCTCACGTGCCAAGGTGaatggagacggacgtctccttctTGTGATGTGGCCCACAATTTGTTTGGGCTTTGGAGGGGCGCCTTCACTTGTGAGGTGGGCTTCCACTTCGTTCTTGGGCCTTCATCTTGTAGTTTGTTCTACTTCTTCAACACCCCTCTTTTGCTCTTTATATCTCCTTCCATTTctttggatttttgaatgatttcttctcgatttctttccttttctcaaTCGATCTTCAAATAACCTAATTAATctgaaacaatgaaaataccagcataataataatatcatgtaatataattaaattaaaacggTGAAATAATTGATGTAAATCGagccaaataaacgatacattttcgtgttatcagatCCGCCACCCGCCAGACCTAACCCTACGACTCCGACATCATCCATTTATATTCTCTTTATTTTTCGGATTTTTTATTTCTAATAATATCGAAATATATTTTCTTTGTCTTCATCACTCAAAGGTTTTAAGACATACTTCTACATAGATTAAAGTGCTCGCTTACATATTAATAGATGAATGAAACTGTGAAAATGGAAAAAGGCTCCATTATGTCATTGTTTGTAGAGTCAAAGTCTACAGTAAACATCGATTCTTAAAAGGTATGACATTTTAAGATTCCCACATTGAGTAAATAAAAATGTTTAGGGGATTACTCTTTCTACACTTATGGGTGCACCCCACACCTCTGAAATCCAAAATTGCCCTTCACGCATTTGGAGAAGCATCCTCGGATGcatccaaaatcacaccaaactTTGTTTTTCTGAGATCCACCTCATTTTGAACAAAATATGGTTCGAAGATGAATCTTTGTATATTATTTGGGtgtattcggagatgcatctctgaattacCCTCTGTacttaattgttttgtttttattcacTAAATTTGATATTTTCTTAGGCACACATATTTTAGGTCATTTAAGTCCAGTATATTTTAGGTCATTTTATGCCATGAATTAGaaggaaaataaatacattaattgATTCAAACATTGTActtaataatgaaaaaaaataatactcAATCATGAAAATGTCATACAATAAGTTGTTCCAAAACTAGATGGTTGAGAGAGGTGATTACGTGAAGCACAACCAAATGGTTAGGAATCTCGGAGCTCCGAACTATCAAATGAGCTATCATCGTCTCGTGGCCTCGTGGTCCTGGATGTGGCCCTCTCACGTCATACCAATGCAGTTTGAGACACATGGCCGAGTCTAATTCTATTAAGGTTATTTTCAACCATTGCCCCTACATTACAAACAACGCGGATAAAAATAACATGTGAGGacaaatcctcaaaatccatAAAACTAACAAAATTTTAGCCTGAGAAAAATCTAGAGATACATCTCAAAAAATGGCACTGGGaaaatttggagatgcatctccggataaAACTACAATTCTCAGCCATAATAAAACACCATTGCTGCCCTAACCCTCCAAAAAAATGTCAATGCATGTCCTTGTATTCTACCTATTTCGTCTCCATTATTATATATTGCACCTTAAACAACTAATGTAGCATTAACAACTAACTATAAATCAAAACATAAAACGAGAAAGAATTTTGAAAAACTTACCAAATTAAATGGTTGAGAAAGAGAAGCTTGAATATACGTGATGCTTGAAAGGAGGAGAAAGAGCTTCAATGGTATATAACCTTTAATTAATGGATGAGAATCATGAATGAGTGTGAGAGCTcgaatattttttttaagaactTTTTTGAAAATGAAGAAGGAGGGAGTGAGAATGGTCTAACGCGAGGATATGAAACAAAAGCGTCCGAAGATGCAACTCTGGACCACCCactaatttttgaataaatgatatttacagagatgcatcttcgaacttACCTTTTACGCATACGCAGATGCATCTATATATTAAATTTTGGCATAATATGATGCCTCTTCAATTTGCTCTGAGAAATGGCTTAAAAAGGTGCGAGTAGATATGGATGACAATTTTATGCATTCTCGGTGGGTACCCTAAAAAATACCCATAACAGATAGggtaaaaatcttcaaaaatagaTATGGGCATGAACTCGGGTAATTGTACAGTAAAATAAGTGGGTATGAGCGAGTACCTACCTTAGTACCCACCTCACCCCATACCCACATAacatatatttatatgattttactttAATATTATGTACACatgttaatttatcaattttattaaatacatcactattaaacttgtattcattttaatataaatgtttaaatgcacttttggccCCCCCTATTTTCAAGTTTTTTAGGTTTTAGTCCCCCCATTTTAAAAATCATCCCTAAACTTTATTTCATTTGGGGTTTTCATGGTCCCCTTCCAATTTTACTATCAGGGCGCCCTTATTAATGACGTGGCACTGTTACAATAACACTGCATCAgattttatatcatttttaattaaattaattattttttattttaaaaattatcaatagttttttaaatttcattttaatgtAATATTTGATTAATTTAAACATGAAAATTATTGAAATGAACTATTTTGACCAAAATCTCAATAACTTGAGCAATATCCCTTGTATGTTTAAGCTATataaacatttaatttttttggaaACTAATTGATGTGAGACTTACAAAAGTTTTTACATATGCACTTGATAAAAGAGATAGTAGTTTAGTTTGGTTTAGGTACACATTTAACCGTTTAACTTAATAATCACCCGAAGACAAAATCAACGTACAAAATGTCTACTTCATGTTCTTGCATTTCTCCCTCTCAGCCTCTCTCCCCACCATCATCCCTTCTCACCATGGTCCCAGACTCCTCAGGGCAGCTTTAAATGTCCGAGATTTCAAGTGTACCCACCAACTGCTCGACAATATTCTTTAACTAGACCGCACAACTTGTTCAACTTTGATTTCAACATTATCCTCCCATAGATATGTGGTTACTTGGACCTCGTTGTCCTATTGCTATGTTAACTGTGTCTAGCATTTTGTCTGTGTGCTCGaaattaaaagatttgaaatcgGGTTAAGCGATTCATGGATTTGCAGTGAGACATGGGGTGATAGAAAATGTGTTAGTTTGCAATGCACTTCTTGCTGTTTTCGCAGATGAGCAGAGATGGAGtcaaattaaaacagatgaagcTACATAGAATGTTGTTATTGGTGGATGCATGGAGAATGGACGGACTGAGGAGGTAGTGAAGAATGCTGTCCACGAGTGTTTAGTACCTAAAGTCTGAGTTAGCAGTGTAGAGCACAAATGGGTTAAAATAGTGTAACAATATCAGATCTTAAGGAACACAAGAGTAGGACAGAAAATGTTTGCAATTCTTCTTACTTGTGTGAAAACGAGTGTCGGCTTGAGGTTGTAAGGCTGGAGCAATTGTTGGAAAATATGTGTAGAGATGGGGCAGGACTATTGTTATCAAATGTAGAAGCTGAAGTCAAATGTATAGTTCTCCAAGGAAAATTGAATGAATTGGAAACTTCAATTACTTCACTGAAACAATCAGATAATGAACTGATAAGGCTCTCGGAACATGTTCTTAAAACAAAGGAGTTCAAGAATTTGTCTATTCATTTGAATGAACTGAAAGACAGAGCTGAAACTGAGTGTCTTAATGCTCGTGACAAAAGAGGAAATGAAGGACAACCAAATGGTATGCAGGAGTCATTGAGAATTGCATTTATCAAAGAGCAATATGAAAGTAAGTTGCAAGAACTGAAACAACAACTGTCTTTGTCAAAAAAACAGTGAGAAAATGTTGTGGAAACTATAACACACAAGTGTAGAAACTGAGAATATAAATAATAACATTGCTTACTGACAACAAAATAGCATTACGTATATAATGTTAGTCCCACATCGATTTTATTAGAGTTATATTCATGGTTTATATAGCTTATTTAAACATATGTATTAAAAAGAACCCTAAGCATATTGGGCTATTGGACTATTGCTAAAGATTTTCGGCTCTTGGTCCAAATAGTTCAAgctattaataatttataaaagggttaaataaatttttggtcCTTACCTaagttttttaattgaattttaaaatggaAGGACCAAATCTTTAAAAACTTGAAAATAAGGAGACCataagtgcatttaagcctaatataaatgtttatttgtttcttaactcaatgataacattcttgatttttttaaaattttgttgaaaaaatttaaaataacatgataaattataattgatcgactattttttataaaaattgcgGATAAACGGGGATGAGTGTGGGTACTTAGGTACACATAAGGTATGCTTGATGGTACAAACTTTGGTGCCCACACAGATATGGGTTCGTGGATGAGGATTTTTCAAATTGCAGGTATGGGGGCGGGTACTATAGTACTCTGCCCAAACCCTGTCCATTGTCATCCATACGTagagagatgcatctccggacgcTAGGAGCAGTTGAGACTTTTTACGATAGTGGAGGAACACATATAAGAGTGGAAAAAGTAACCCCCAAATGTTTAACAATATTTAAGCATGAACTTATTTCACTTATTGGACTTAGgtgtgggaataggctaggctaggctaggctttataaggcctgagcctggcctacgataaagttacaaggcctgagcctggcctatggcctactataggctcgttttCTCAGCCTggcctgacctttttaaaagcctgccctggcctgaaagcctatttaaaagcctttttcttattaatgttttcaattaattcatattacttaagaagccttataggtcgcatgtatatgaacatttagaccgacctatttaacatttttttctaatatatatgcatatatagaccaatctatttaacacttttctaatatatatgtatatataggccaacctatttagactaattttaatatatatgaaaatataggccggcctacaaggctttataggcttttttacTAGCCTAGGCCtcgcctattttattaaataggcttttaaaaaagcccaagcctggcctttttatcaaataggtctggtctggcctggccttaagtaggctaggctataggcccctgtaggccggcctggcctattcccacccctaattgGACTAGTCCTTTAGATTGAACTCTTAGTGCTTTAATCATAATAGCTAGCCACAAATAATTACTATTTACACCTTGATTCTGGGTGcatataattgattttgattttaatatatttaatttctttCGAGTAAAGTTGATTCTATTTGAAGTCATGATTTGtatcttttatatttaaatatgatttttaaattGATTCTATTTAAAGTCATGATTTGTATCTTTTAaagttaaatatgatttttacattgaaattttTTGTTAAACTCACTTTTGtaaaaatttattcaaatttaaatcactttatcttcaactcacttttataccaaatcaattttataaaatcaattcATTCAAACTCAAATTTATTGACCGCATGACCAAATACACTAGTTTATATCTAAACTTCATTCTAAATGTTAAAACATAACCTCCTTGCAAATTCAAATCGATGCATATCATCTTGAATACTTGAATACTCTTAGCATACATTACAACAAACCTAAATTTTTTAAACTTATGGTGTTAAATTTAGAAAGTGACTAAATTgactaatatttattaatttaaacaacaaaattacaATTTCATAAACTTAAAAGATTAACCATTCTTATCCAACCATTCCACCGACGTACTAAGTAGAGTATATTATAAGAAAAAGATTATCAAATAATCGATTTTTTAGTCTGTATATTTCTCTTGTCTCAATTTATTCCGTCAATATAAGAATCTTTAAAAGGAGGGAGTATTCTAAAAAAAATACTCATCCAGGTTTGATGTTTCCAACCTCACATGCTAGAATCTTCCCTTTTCAAGACAAAAATACAAATTTCCATTCTTTAAAAGCAACTGATTTTTCTCTTACACGCATTGTATTGCATTGCATCATCTCTTCCTTTTCTGTGTAAACTCTAAACTATTGAACTGCAACACTCTGTTTCTTGCTTCCAAATTCAACCCCATGGCTCAATTTACCCCCTCAGgtttttcatctttctttttcaaactgTTCTTGTTTTGCAATATTCTTTATCTGCGTTGAAACTTGGTTTTTTGAGCTAAAGATTGCATCTTTGAGATTTTTCTGATAATGGGTTTCTGTTTTTATTCCATTTGTTTCACTGTCTTGGATTGGTGATTTTGTTATCCCCTTTTTTATAGCGTTTGAATGCGTTTTTAGCTTATGGGTTGTGATGCTTGCACTTTTGTGATTTGGAGAAGAAATGGGTAGTTAGAAAGTACATGATTTTAATGAGGTCATCATGTTCTTGAATCAAATTTGATTCATAAGTTTATGAACTGTTGCAAAAAAATGATTATGTATTGAGGTTGCTTGTTAGTTGATGAACAGAACATGTGAATGATAAAGTTTTGTAAATGGGTCAAAGTTTTCAAAATTTAGTTGTGATCTAGCTCACAAACTGGTTTGGTTTGTCTCATCACCAATTCCATGTGAAGGTCATCATGGTTGGTAGTAGTGGTGTTCATGTGAaatgattctttttttttttttctagggATTTAATACTATTTAATGTATGAATCTGTCCTATTTAGTTTAGTTTTCTGCAGTAAAATTTTCTGAGGCCTGAATTCATGTTGATTGAAAGGCTACTATGTTTGCAGGTAAATCTGACGATTGCATGACAGAAGGATGTGATGAAACAAGTGGACTGGTTGTTTGTTTTGGTGAGTTGTTGATAGATTTCGTGCCAACGGTAGGTGGTGTGTCTCTAGCTGAAGCGCCTGCTTTCAAAAAAGCTCCTGGTGGTGCTCCTGCGAATGTCGCAGTTGGCATTTCTAGGTTGGGGGGTTCGTCTGCGTTTATAGGCAAGGTGTATATCTATCATCTATGCCTTTTTATCTAAAGGATTATTTGGTTTTCCGTTACATTCTCCAGGACTTATATGTTTGATTTGTTCAAATCTTGGTATTTAAGAAATCTGTAATGTGTTAGGTTATATGAAATCGATTACTGTCTTTGTTTTAGGTTGGAGCAGATGAATTTGGTTATATGTTAGCCGATATTTTAAAGCAAAATAACGTTGATACATCTGGCATGCGGTATGATTCTATTGCAAGAACCGCATTGGCTTTTGTTACACTTAGAGCTGATGGCGAACGCGAGTTCTTGTTTTTCCGAAATCCTAGTGCTGATATGCTTCTGCGCGAGTCTGAGCTTGATCACAACCTCATTGAGAAGGTGTCTTGAATTGAATTTCTGTGTCTATTTATATTACGTGGCTAAAGAACCTTTGGCTTAAGTCTGTGTATGCTTTTAATTTTGATTGCAGGCTAAAATATTCCATTATGGTTCCATCAGTTTGATTGACGAGCCAATCAAATCAGCTCATCTCGCTGCCTTGAGAATTGCTAGAGACTCCGATTGCATTCTCTCATATGATCCGAATTTGAGATTAGCTCTATGGCCGTCAGCCGAGGCTGCTCGGGACGGTATAATGAGCATATGGGATCTAGCCGATGTCATAAAGGTAAATTTCATTTGGCtagatttttatttttctgttttgctTTGAGAATAAAGCCTTCCAGCATTTCCTATGTATTGCAGGTCAGCGAAGATGAGATTACTTTTTTGACTGGTGGTGATGATCCTTATGACGATAATGTTGTATTGAACAAGCTTTTTCATCCTAATCTCAAGCTTCTAATTGTTACCGAAGGGTCCGAGGGTTGTAGATATTACACCAAGGTAAGCTTCTAATTGTTACGGAAGGGTCTGCGGATTGTAGTGCAAGTAACCAGCGTTCGACCATTAGTGATTGCTAAATTTGTGTGCAGGATTTTAAGGGAAAAGTCGGAGGTGTAAAAGTTAAACCTGTTGACACAACTGGTGCTGGCGACGCGTTTGTTAGCGGGATTCTCTACAAGATAGCTTCTGACCCTAGTATTTTCAAGGTAATTCAGAATCTTTTAGACATTCCAGTTGTTGATTCTGAAAAAGTTGAGAATGTTTGGAGTTAATGAAGTTATTTTATGTGGCAGGACGAGGAGCGTCTCCAAAAAGCGCTATATTTCGCCAATGTATGTGGCGCGATCACGGTGACAGATAGAGGGGCAATTCCTGCACTACCTACAAAAGAGGCTGTCATGCAATTCAATGCAAAATAGCAACACTATCAACAGTTCTTCTGTTATAAAATGTAGTGTTTGTTTTTTAAGCTATAAGCTTGGGTAATGCTGAGCTTATTTTGTATCATTGTTGTTGAGGCTGTATTTTTTCCGTTACATAATAAGTTCAACTTGAGTTGCTGTCTCAAGCTATGGCTTATAGTTATACATAGCAGCTGAGCACACAGATTAGTGTTCAGAATCAGATTATGATCTGTGATAAACCAAATATGTACAATATAGAAAATTGAAGAAATGAGAAATATCTTTGTTCTTTTTTGTAAACTAACTACACACAGATTTGGATAATGATCTGAAGTTCACATGAATCACATCACATGCCTATTACTTTTGACCGAAGACTTTGTATAGTGCCAATGCAAATGTGACATGATGGTTGTAGGATGTTGAGTTTTTTTAATGTGAAAACCTATTTCGAACAAAATAGTCTTACATTTTTAGAATCGAGATCAATGGTAGTATATATAAAGCATGTATACTCCTCAACCCAACAAGATGTCTTTTGTAAAAAATAAAGTTGCAATGAGCTCTCACACCAAAAGTGATCGATACTTTGTAGCCTTCGTGACGCTAACTTGATGTCAATTGAAACATTGACGCCTTTTGTGAGAAGGCAGTCCCATAATACTTTGTAACCATCGTGTCGCTGACCGATACTTTGTAGCCTTCATGACGCTAACTTGATGTCAACTGGAACATTGACGACTTTTGTGAGTAGGCAGACTCATAATACTTTGTAACCGTCGTGACGCTAAATTGATGTTAACAGGAACATTGACGCCTTTTGTAGGAAGGCAGACCCACATATTCGAGGTCAACCAAAACATTGACGTCTTTTGTGGGAAGGTAGACTGAAAATACTTTGTAGCCATTGTTACGTTAACTTGAGATAAACTGGAATATTGACGGCTTTTGtgaatttagtaaaattgatttttagttTCATATCTACACCAAGATGATTTGTGTTCTgaatgttctctttttttttttaaggctagttttttttaataaaaatatttaggcgAAGAGAATGTTGGGTGTATACTAATACGAAACTCATTTTCCATAATTGATTAGTAGTTGGCACAAAATAAAATTATACGAAACAAGAAAAATGCAAAGTCGTGTATGATTTTCATGCTGCGTAACGTGCGTGCAAGTGCAAGTTGGGAAAAGGAGGTGTGATCTACGGAGAAGGACAAAATCGTCCATCTACAACAACTAACTAAACTTTAACCACAACACCATCGCCATCACACTCCGTTT
Proteins encoded:
- the LOC131624779 gene encoding probable fructokinase-7, with product MAQFTPSGKSDDCMTEGCDETSGLVVCFGELLIDFVPTVGGVSLAEAPAFKKAPGGAPANVAVGISRLGGSSAFIGKVGADEFGYMLADILKQNNVDTSGMRYDSIARTALAFVTLRADGEREFLFFRNPSADMLLRESELDHNLIEKAKIFHYGSISLIDEPIKSAHLAALRIARDSDCILSYDPNLRLALWPSAEAARDGIMSIWDLADVIKVSEDEITFLTGGDDPYDDNVVLNKLFHPNLKLLIVTEGSEGCRYYTKDFKGKVGGVKVKPVDTTGAGDAFVSGILYKIASDPSIFKDEERLQKALYFANVCGAITVTDRGAIPALPTKEAVMQFNAK